The following DNA comes from Plasmodium vivax chromosome 11, whole genome shotgun sequence.
GTTGGAGGAGTACCTCAACACGTTTTAGTGCGCGTGCATAGCAGGAAGtttaagaggaaaaaagaagtgaaaaagaagtgaaaaaaaaatgacgaaaatgTGACCAAAAAGTGACGAAAAAgtgacgaaaaaatgaagaaaataaaaaaaaaaaaatcggatATGTTTCCCTCCGTTTGTGTATGTACACCCTTTGTCCATTTTTCCGtaaccgttttttttcctaccctTTCTTATGCTTTCTTATCCCTtatgctttctttttttttcctcttataAAATTCTCCCACTCGAGTTTGCCCGGGGTGGAACCTGATTTGTGCCCCTCCACCCATTccacccctttttgttttccccttaacttttttttaaactcgCCAATGTGTCATTTGGCCACATTCCGCTACTCACATGAGGGGTGTATTTGTGCACGCCcatgaaaaggggaaccacCGCGTTAGGACCGctgaaaagaagaagtaaaGTAGAGTAATCTCCTCTGCATTATCTTCCCCCCGCACTCCTTCCTGCACCCCGTGTGAGCTCACTTTTCACCCCCCCGGTGGAAGAAAATATtcacaaataattttattttgtcggGGAATTCAAATTTGGCGTTTTCCAGCAGGAGGTAGTGCGACTTGGGCAGCTCCGGGCATTCCACGTTGTGCTagtgaggggggaaaaggggcggaaaaaaaaaaaaagaaaaaatgatggaACAACGGAAGGGAAGAAACTTAAACGGGGAGTCAAAGTGGTAATTCTcttgggggagggggctccacaaaggggagaagcgtcGTTGGTCGCTTTCACCGCTTATGCCGCTTGTACCACTGGTTTGTctgaggggggaaggaacaGCAAAATGGGTGAGGCGGGTCGGTCAAGGGGGCGAAAAGGGGTAACCGGTGAGCGGCACTTCGTAACGGCACCACTTTGTAACGGCACCACTTCGTAGCGACGCCTTGTGGGCGCCCCTTCTCCTGGGACCTACCCACGGTAAGCCGTATCCCCTTGCTGATGTAGCCATTCTGGGAGTCCCCCAGAAGGAGGACGTAAAAGGGGGCGTACAAAATGATTTCCTTCAACAGGGAGAGGCAGTACAAAATTCCtgagagggggggaaggggagaagcgggagaagcgTTTGTTCAGCTGTCTACACATTATGTGTGCGTGCGGGCCTATGCGTGTGGCGTTGTCCCTATCTACAGCCCTCCCCTGGCTGCTCCACCCCGCCGCGCCAACTCACTGCTGATGAGGAGGTAAATTATCCCGAAAACTAAAAAGAGCACAAAGACGGTGGggtacaaaaaaatcaaaatggtgaagaggACGGTGCCTGTGGTAGAAGGGAGAAGGGGGGAGCAATCTCATGGGAGTAAGCTCAGATGGCGTCTTCTCCGTTTGGGCGGCATTTACAACTCCTTAACAGAAGGGCCACTCTCCCGGAGAgcctctttcccccctcggaGCACCAACCCAGAATGACCTCCTCATTGGTGTAGTAATTTGTGTCCACCCGCAGTTTCAaaatgttccattttttcccgctgcaaaggggaaaaaaaaaaagaaaatgagaagggggaaggaatGCATGAATGAGTCTTCAGGTGCGACTTGCGATGCTCCTTTATAGCAGCACGTGGCGGGGTTGAGCGTTCGATGCGCATTCTCTCCGCTTACCGCCGGGGACTTACTTAAACAGGAGGTACAGAGAATACATGTTGCTgtgaaaaatggagaggatTTTCCTCAGGAAGGTGAAAATTAAGGTGACCTGAAAAGGTGTGTGTGGCGGCGTGTGTGGCGGTGCGGCCAACTCGATATGGGGTGACCCAATTGGGGGGAGACACAGGTGAGAgggcctcccccccactCCATACGCTGTGGCTATTCTATCTCCCTACATGCGCTGTGATCAGCTTCAGGTAGTCCAtaaagaaggagaggaaaaaggagGCCCCGCAGAGGGACGACAGCTTTAGGAGGTGCACCACCGAGGAGCTCTTCAATGGAAGCACGTTTTTGAAATAGTCCCTGaggtggagcggtggagcggggaagcggcggtgaaTCGGTGAATCGGTCGGGGAGCTGCGCACGGTGGGATTTTCTTGCGTGTAGACCCACTCAGCGACGGGCGCACGAACCACTTGTCCAGGATGGAGACGATTATGCTCCCAATGAAGGAGGTGAAGTTGTTGTTCAGCTTCAGCCCCAGGGGGTTCTGCAGCAGGGTCCCCAGTATGGACCTgctcgggggggaagaacagtAAGAATGAGAGGAGTgggaggaaggagaagtGGCGGAAGAATGATAGGACGTGGGAGAAGTAGGCGacgtgggggaagaagatAAGAGACCCCCAGTGTGCTAAGCATGGCCGAACTCGGACTGCCATTCCATAACACGGCTGtccgcttcgccgctcctCTCCACTCGCTCTCCTACGTCAGCGTGCCGGAGTTGTGCAAAACGCCCGCCTTCTGGAGGGCGAGGCGAACGTCGATTAACTCGTGAGAGAGcatgatgaagaggaggaagcccAACAGAACATCTATAACGAAATTACACAACCGAATAAGGAGCAGCTCCCTGTATTTTGCATAATCCGCTGGGCTGTGTCTACTTCTCATTAGGCTAGTCAACAGGGGATGCCACTCCGAGTGCATGTGCAATCTCTCTTTGAAAAAGGTGAGgctgttttttatattgctCGAAAAAAGCCTCGCGTTTATTTTGCCTAACATACACAGGAGGTAGTAAAATGAGATGCTCACTGAGGAGACGAGGTAGGTTAAGAAGAAGAGGGCCGAAAGGGGGCAGTTTACGTTTTGCTCGCTACGGTTGTTGGTGGCGTCTTCCTCACTGCGGGGGTCTTTCGCCTCTCCGCCCTTTTCTATCCTCTCTGCGTACGCGTTTTGGTTGTTCAACAGGGTGATTATTTGGTGCATGTTGAGGATCCGCTCGTTTGGGGTGTTTGCCTTGTTGGGAGTATTTGCCTCGTTTGGGGTATCCGCCACGTTTACCGCgtcgccttcccccccccggctCTGATGGCTTCCATCAGAAGGGGACTTTTCCTGGGCGTCCCTCTCGCTGTCCCTGCAGATATCATCAAAGGGGATGTTGTCCCCTCCGATGTCCCCCCCATGGGGGCACTTCTCCCCGCCATTCCTTTTACCCCCCTTCTTTGCGAGCGAGCCATCTCTCCTAAGTGCCTCCCAAACGAGCCTACTCACATGGTCATCCGAAATGATGTAGACGTATTTGCTCAAATTGTACAGGATGAATAGGGCGTCCTGATTTTTCACCTCTTCTGTTTCTCCCATCATGAGCACGGGTCTCCCTCCATAGTAAGCCACGTGCAGGTAGTTATAgccaattttgttttgcccCTTTAACGCGCTGGCTCTCTGTAGGTCCGCCACATCCTCAGCGAAGATCAGCTCGCCCACTATGTGGACCCCTTCGCGGGGGCCCTTCGCAAAGCTGCCATTCTGAGGGAAAGGGGGTGGGCAGGGGGAACGCAAAAATGGTTAGCAGCGAAAAAGATGTGAGGAGAGGGTGTGAGGAGAGGATGTTGGGGGCACCCTGGTGAACTTCCCACAACGCGCCAACAGAGCATCACATCCATGCGGGTTGCAAAAAGGACGCCAATTTTTACTCCTAGACACCCTCCTCAAATGCACGTGggtgttttcctttccccaCCTGCTTGTGCGTGATGTGAATCACTATGCACGTGTCGTGGGTACGGACGCCATACAGGTAGTGCCTTAACTTCGTCTCGGTCGACTCCACTTGTTGAGGAAAGAATATGTTAATGCAGTTCCTGCGCGGAGGGGCGCCCTTTCCCTGGCTTACTTCGTGGTTCATTTGGGGGCTCATTTTGGGGTTCATTTTGGGGCTCATTTTGGGGCTCATTTtggggttcattttttggttCACTCTTTAGCTCCGCGGTGTCGCTCTACTGGGATCCCCCGTTTAACCTCCCTGCTTGGGTGGGGCGCTCCTCCTGCCGCACCTGCCCATCTGTGGGGAGCTGCCCAACTCTTGGCATACTCGACAGGCGCACACGAGGAGGGGTCTGCTTTggtagagaaaaaaaattgccctcTTCAAACGGTGCTTGGACACTTACACTATAGTCTTATTACACTTGTTGTGAGCAGCCACCTGCTGGTGTTCTTTCACATGCGGATCATGTACCTATTTTGGGAAGTGTGCCGTTTGGACTGACCGATGTGCAGGTGATTTAACTCTCACTGAGTGGGTGTtgggttggaaaaaaaaaggaaagaaaaagaaaaagaaacgccTCCACTGTGCATCCCCCCAAAGGTGCCTTCTAACCTGCACAAATGAACTGTGCATACAGATTGGGGAGAAAATCAGGTagctaaattttttttttttttttttttttttttttgccagtCCACATGTAGCACCGCGTGTTtacctgacttgttcatattttttgttccactcTCTCGCATTAACTGCTGATTGGGGAGGGGCTCTTGGCCCTTTCTGGCAGGTGTGCGCTGtgcgaaggggggagaagagaaGCGGGCCAGGTTTCCACCGGGTGGCGCTTTCACATGTGGGGCACTTCGTTTTATTTCTACTAatttttactcatttttttcatgggGTAGGGCCGCCCCGCTTTTGTTTAGTGCAGTGCCGCCCcgatgcctttttttttttttttttttttatccctgCGGGGTGATCTCCTCTACAATGTGGCTGCCGAGAATGCAaagtgaagaggaagagaaacgctggaggggagaaagaacaaaaagtAGTACACCTCACCACATCACACTATGGAGTGACTGAGGAAGGCTCAAGAGGGGGGGAATGGAGAGAGAGCTACTACTCAACGCGTGATATATATGCCCCCGGGTGAAGATGCATACGAACAAACTACGAATTGACTTTGttgggaagaggaagaaccaTGGAAGGCTAATGCGCCTGTCGCAGGGTGGGTTGCCCGCCCACTTGAGGGAATTCGCCACAGGAGTGGGGGGTGAATCCCCATCGTCATGCCCCCCCCTATCGAAGGCATTCGTGGACCCGATTACCCCTGTGCAGAGACCCCACAGCGACAAAATTTTTTCGGCCTACACGAAAAGCTACATCCACAAGGAGAGCGAGCAGACGCTCATCCTATGTCTAAAGAGACTAAACGAATtggaaaggaacaaaaaggtTGCCAAGTTGTCTCAGTACATTTATGAATTGCAACAGCTAGCCAAGTGTAAGGTGGCCTACAACGTATTGAAACAAATAAAGTTATTTCAAAACCTATTTGAGAGAGTGAATACACAGATAGGAACCGAGTCGCTATCTCCCTCTCTCCTACTCTCAGTGGCCATGAGCTACAAACATTTGCGCTTGAATAAGTACACCTACTTTAAGAACGTCCTACGTGCTGTGTGTAGCAACATAAGGGTGTATAAGAAGAACAAGCTGACTAAGCTAGTCGCTCCGGAGGGGCGGGCTATCGAATCGAGTGAGGACTACAAATATACGGTGGAGCTGATAAGCAAGGCGGGTAAGCAGCGTAGGAATGGGAGACGAATCAACATGCTAAATGTGGTAACCAACCTGCTAAATAACAGCAGCCTTAGCTATGTGCTCTATGCCTACTCTACTATGTTTTGCTCTCCCAACGAGTATGTCCTGTACATGTGCAAATACATCCTCCTAAATTCGTCTATGCTGAACCATTTGGACATGCTGTgcattttgcactttttgAGGAAGACCAATGTGAAGATTCGCAAGGGCGACATCGTGGTGCGGCGAGGGGAGGCGGCACCGGCGCGGCGAGGGGAGGCGGCACCGACGCGGCGAGGAGAGCCAACCACCTTGGGTAAGCCACCCCCaacaaaaggagaagtaAACTATAGCAGAAGCGATTGGCCCGCTTCTGCACAGGAGAGGGAGGCCATCCGGGGGGACTGTCCCACCGGCgctgggggagaagcaaaacttACGGTTAACCACACCAGTGAGCTGAAGACCCGACGAGGGAACGACCCATATGATGAGCACAGGAGCACCTACTTGAAGCTGCTCAGATGCATAATACACATTATGAAGAAGAGAGGAACCCACTTCTGCCAGAAGCCGAGCATCTTAATTGCCATCctttaccatttttacaaactgaACTTGGTTCCCATCGAAATATTTTACTCCTTTCACAACCGCATAAAGAGggagataaaaaatgtggaggtGAAATCGGTCGCTCTTTACCTGCACATTTTGAGCGACATTCAGTTTGACCTTCGCTACTACAAATGCTTGTACAGGCATTTGACCCTCGTTTTTGAGGGAGGGGAGCGGCAGTTCGACTTGCTCTCTGTCTGTTTGTCCTTTTACTCCCTCGCGAGGAACAGGCACTACGACGAGTGCTTCGTGCGCGCCTGCCTGGAGCTGTTCCGCCGGTACGCGTGTGTGGAAAGCGCCCTGATGAGAAGTGCCCCGATGAGAAGTGCTCCCCATGCGGATTATGCCACGCGGATCATCCCATGTGGATTCCCCCCTACTGACTGCCCCTCATGACTGCCCCATTCTgactgcctccccccccgcaggcacGCCCACAACCTGAACGACGTAAACATCACGCACGTGGTGCACACCATGGGGAAGCTCAACGTCTCGGACGAGGACCTGCTGCACAAGTTGTGCGAAGTGGTAGCCAGAAGGATGGACAGCATCTCCCCCTTGAATCTGAGCCTGATTGTGCTTAGCCTATCGAAGCTGAAATATCAAAATGGGGATTTCTACCGtacgtgtgtgcaaaaggggaaggagtTGCTCGCCGCCTTCACAGACAAGCAGCTAGTCGTGTTCACCTACGGGTTGCTACTAACGCAGACGTTCGATTATCCCTTTGTGGAGATGTTCTTTCGGCAGTACATACGAATTGGCAACACCTGTAATGGTAGAAGAAGGCAGATGCTGGGCACCATCTGCTACTGCCTATGTGTGGAGAGGCCCTCCTTCTTGGAGAAATTCCCCCTGTCTGTTAAcacctttttgaagaagaacctccattttgtgcaggAAAAGGAGGCTGGCAAAATGCACGAGGAGGTGGCTTCCATTCTGAGGTACCTACGTGTAGACCGCttcgaaattttaaaaagaaaacacccTTACGTGTTTGATATTTCCATTGGGGGAGGGACATCAGAACGGGAACTATTTGTGGACTTTCTTCTTCCGAGGAAACTCCTTCGCAATTCGAGTAGCCTCAGTGGATTTcaccaaatgaagaagagaCACATGGCTTTGCTTAACGTGCACCTCTTTCACCTGGATGTAGGCTCCTACATGGGTCTCCCCTCCATGCAGGATAAGGTGACCTTCGTTCGGCGCTTCCTGAGGGAGGTGTGCCGCTACGATTTGAACCGCCTCGACGACGCGGAGAGGGGGAATCGGGAGGAAATAGTCAACTTGGTTCGTCTCGGCGAGGCGGTCGCGCAGGTGGGAAGTCTGGCCTATACGGGGGGAAGTTTGGCCTATACGCAGGTAGCACGCCCCTCCGCTGCACAGGGGGAGAGCCCCCCCATCAAGAACCGAGACTACCGCATCTTCCCCTCGTGCGCCAAAGTGCaaaacgcgaaaaagggCTTGCTCAAAGGTCACCCCGCGAGGGTCAACTACGAAGagccatttaaaaaaaggaatcaaATTTTCCTCCACATCGATGAGGAGAAGTTGCTCAGCGGTGGTGGCTTGGACTCGCCCGAGAGTTCCACAGATTACGCGCCACGTTTAGCGCCACGTTTGGCGGCATGTATGGGGGAACATTTGGCGGCATGTATGGCGGTACCACCGGGGGGCACACATGACGGCTGCACCCAGGTGAAGCACCCCTCCCCGAAGAAGGAGACCCTCCTGTTTGGACGGAAGTGCCACGGGCTAAACAAATACGAGTACGTTGATGAACGCAGTGGGAAGATTGTTGTCACGAGGGGGTGCGGGGTTGGAGGGTAGACAGGTAGACAGGGTAGACAAGGTGTTAGCAGGCCTCCCCACCGCAACGGGTTAGAGGCAAATATAACGAGTGTGGTGTACATGGGAAAGGCATTACGCGCAAGTTCGCGCTTTGCGAAGCGAGAGAAGGAGGGGACCCCGCGCGGCTACGCGAATAGCATAGGGCTACCCATTTATGAGCCCTCCACAGGGTAGGCGTAACCCCATCTGGCACGCTACTTGGCGCTTCTACGGGTGGGGTGGAAACGGCCTTGCTAGTCGTCAGCTATATTTATTTGGAAGGAGCCTACGGGGTGAAGGAAGAAGTTTACGAAGTGTAAGAAGCGTACGAAGTGGAGGCgcatttgcttcttctgcgtCTGCCTCTTTGCAGTTGGCTTAAGCTAACGCCCCTCGCACGGCTAGCCGCCGGGGgctctctctctctccctCCAGTGCCCTACACGTGGGGTAGTCCAGGGTGTAGGTGACGGAGCCCTTCATGCGGAACCGCGCCAGAATGCCCTTAATGATGCCGACAATGAGTACGAGCACGTGGTGCGT
Coding sequences within:
- a CDS encoding N-acetylglucosamine transferase, putative (encoded by transcript PVX_114070A); the protein is MNPKMSPKMSPKMNPKMSPQMNHEVSQGKGAPPRRNCINIFFPQQVESTETKLRHYLYGVRTHDTCIVIHITHKQNGSFAKGPREGVHIVGELIFAEDVADLQRASALKGQNKIGYNYLHVAYYGGRPVLMMGETEEVKNQDALFILYNLSKYVYIISDDHVSRLVWEALRRDGSLAKKGGKRNGGEKCPHGGDIGGDNIPFDDICRDSERDAQEKSPSDGSHQSRGGEGDAVNVADTPNEANTPNKANTPNERILNMHQIITLLNNQNAYAERIEKGGEAKDPRSEEDATNNRSEQNVNCPLSALFFLTYLVSSVSISFYYLLCMLGKINARLFSSNIKNSLTFFKERLHMHSEWHPLLTSLMRSRHSPADYAKYRELLLIRLCNFVIDVLLGFLLFIMLSHELIDVRLALQKAGVLHNSGTLTSILGTLLQNPLGLKLNNNFTSFIGSIIVSILDKWDYFKNVLPLKSSSVVHLLKLSSLCGASFFLSFFMDYLKLITAHVTLIFTFLRKILSIFHSNMYSLYLLFNGKKWNILKLRVDTNYYTNEEVILGTVLFTILIFLYPTVFVLFLVFGIIYLLISRILYCLSLLKEIILYAPFYVLLLGDSQNGYISKGIRLTHNVECPELPKSHYLLLENAKFEFPDKIKLFVNIFFHRGGEK
- a CDS encoding hypothetical protein, conserved (encoded by transcript PVX_114065A); protein product: MHTNKLRIDFVGKRKNHGRLMRLSQGGLPAHLREFATGVGGESPSSCPPLSKAFVDPITPVQRPHSDKIFSAYTKSYIHKESEQTLILCLKRLNELERNKKVAKLSQYIYELQQLAKCKVAYNVLKQIKLFQNLFERVNTQIGTESLSPSLLLSVAMSYKHLRLNKYTYFKNVLRAVCSNIRVYKKNKLTKLVAPEGRAIESSEDYKYTVELISKAGKQRRNGRRINMLNVVTNLLNNSSLSYVLYAYSTMFCSPNEYVLYMCKYILLNSSMLNHLDMLCILHFLRKTNVKIRKGDIVVRRGEAAPARRGEAAPTRRGEPTTLGKPPPTKGEVNYSRSDWPASAQEREAIRGDCPTGAGGEAKLTVNHTSELKTRRGNDPYDEHRSTYLKLLRCIIHIMKKRGTHFCQKPSILIAILYHFYKLNLVPIEIFYSFHNRIKREIKNVEVKSVALYLHILSDIQFDLRYYKCLYRHLTLVFEGGERQFDLLSVCLSFYSLARNRHYDECFVRACLELFRRHAHNLNDVNITHVVHTMGKLNVSDEDLLHKLCEVVARRMDSISPLNLSLIVLSLSKLKYQNGDFYRTCVQKGKELLAAFTDKQLVVFTYGLLLTQTFDYPFVEMFFRQYIRIGNTCNGRRRQMLGTICYCLCVERPSFLEKFPLSVNTFLKKNLHFVQEKEAGKMHEEVASILRYLRVDRFEILKRKHPYVFDISIGGGTSERELFVDFLLPRKLLRNSSSLSGFHQMKKRHMALLNVHLFHLDVGSYMGLPSMQDKVTFVRRFLREVCRYDLNRLDDAERGNREEIVNLVRLGEAVAQVGSLAYTGGSLAYTQVARPSAAQGESPPIKNRDYRIFPSCAKVQNAKKGLLKGHPARVNYEEPFKKRNQIFLHIDEEKLLSGGGLDSPESSTDYAPRLAPRLAACMGEHLAACMAVPPGGTHDGCTQVKHPSPKKETLLFGRKCHGLNKYEYVDERSGKIVVTRGCGVGG